In Gossypium arboreum isolate Shixiya-1 chromosome 6, ASM2569848v2, whole genome shotgun sequence, the following are encoded in one genomic region:
- the LOC108484012 gene encoding histone H3.2 — MARTKQTARKSTGGKAPRKQLATKAARKSAPATGGVKKPHRFRPGTVALREIRKYQKSTELLIRKLPFQRLVREIAQDFKTDLRFQSSAVAALQEAAEAYLVGLFEDTNLCAIHAKRVTIMPKDIQLARRIRGERA, encoded by the coding sequence ATGGCTCGTACCAAGCAAACTGCTAGGAAATCAACCGGCGGCAAGGCGCCACGTAAGCAGCTAGCCACGAAGGCGGCTCGAAAATCAGCTCCGGCGACTGGAGGAGTGAAGAAGCCTCATCGTTTCAGGCCAGGAACTGTGGCTCTTAGGGAAATCAGGAAGTACCAGAAAAGCACTGAGCTCTTGATCAGAAAGCTTCCATTCCAGAGGCTTGTGAGAGAAATCGCTCAAGATTTCAAGACTGACTTGAGGTTCCAAAGCAGCGCTGTTGCTGCTCTTCAAGAGGCGGCTGAAGCTTATCTCGTCGGACTATTTGAGGATACAAATCTATGTGCTATTCATGCTAAGAGGGTTACCATCATGCCTAAGGATATCCAGCTTGCTAGGAGGATTAGAGGTGAGAGAGCCTAG